The Piliocolobus tephrosceles isolate RC106 unplaced genomic scaffold, ASM277652v3 unscaffolded_31498, whole genome shotgun sequence genome contains the following window.
GGCAGGTTGCTGCCGAGATGTGACCCCATTATTTTGGCTCCAGAGTGACATTATGGGCCACCGGGAGAAGACGGCGGTCCTGAGTGAGCTGGTGAAGAAACAGGAACTGCAACTCATCCATTGCTGGAGGGAGAGATGCCATCAGTGAGTGGGAGGCCAGGGCACGGCAGGGGGAGCTGCAGGGCCTTCGGAGGGGCCCCAGCGTCTGAGCGCTGTCCTCCCGCAGGAATGTTCGTCACCTCATAACAGAGGCAGGGGGCAGTGCCGAAGACGCAGCAATGGGAGGAGGACATCATCAGGCTGGTCCAGCACAGGGAGGAGATGAAGGTAGGGTGTGCGACATCTCTgccagggtgggggtgggcgTGAGGGTGGGCGCCGGCAGCAGCGTGACACCTGAGCACCCCTCCCTCCAGGTGAAGCTGCTGGCGCTGCGGGAGATGCGGTTGTGGCTTGTGCTGACCGCCACAACAAGCACAGCAAATTCCTGGCCGCTGCCCAGAACCCGGCTCATGAGCCCAGTCCAGGAGCCCCACCCCCCCAGGAGCTTGGGGCTGCCGACCAGCATGGTGGTGAGTAGAGCCCTCATGCAGGGCGGGCAGGCAGGAGCAGGGGGCGCTGGCGCTGTGCTCAGATCCCCGCCTCCCTCTCTCCAAAGAGCTTTGTGAGGTGAGCCTCACCCACAGCGCGGAGCCTGCGCAaagagaggccaaggagggttcTCCCAGCGACGACCCTACTGCACAGCCCATCGTGCAGGACCACCAGGAGCACCCAGGCTTGGGCCGCAACCGCTCTGTGCCATTCTTCTGCTGGGCTCGGCTGTGGAGAAGAAGGAGATAAACATCACAATCATCAAAGAGCTGGTCAAGACATTTTTGAAACAGAAACAAAGTTATGGGGTTAATCTCCTACACAATCCATTTACTTCATTTGAATGTTAGAGACACTCATGATTATTTGTGCTTCTAATTTATAGTTTaagtttatttgtaaaaatttaaaagagagtGGGTCTCTGTGGCCTTCACTGAGGTTCACTCTGGCATcctttagcatttttcttttttagtttcataATTGTAGGCCATTAGCATGCATATCGAGTTTGCCCTTACGTGGTGGGAGATCAAACACCCAAAGACCCACTGTTTGCACAAAACTGTTCTTACCGTTTGGAATAGGCTGCCATGCTTTTTTAATGTTATCGCAGCATGCATATTCATGACAGAATTCAGAGAAAATTTGCTTATGTTTTACTATTATTTGATCCAATCTTAATCACAGTGAGCTCTTCATTAGCTTAATATATGGTTTGCCCCTAAGTGTGCACTGTTGCTTACTTTGTAATATGCCACTATGAGTACTGATACTGAGAGTTGTTTAAAGGCTGAGAACTGGACACAGCCTTTCCCCCATTTTCTGTGTACTGGTGATGGGAGTAATAACGTTTTGGGGGAGCTTTTTAAATCTCGCAGAAGAGGACAGTGGCCTGCTCCGGCAGGTATGTG
Protein-coding sequences here:
- the LOC111534110 gene encoding putative golgin subfamily A member 8D; this encodes SDIMGHREKTAVLSELVKKQELQLIHCWRERCHQNVRHLITEAGGSAEDAAMGGGHHQAGPAQGGDEGEAAGAAGDAVVACADRHNKHSKFLAAAQNPAHEPSPGAPPPQELGAADQHGELCEVSLTHSAEPAQREAKEGSPSDDPTAQPIVQDHQEHPGLGRNRSVPFFCWARLWRRRR